The Stenotrophomonas sp. BIO128-Bstrain region AGAAGCAGATGATGCCCATCAGCAGGTTGAAGCCCAGGCTGGTCAGGAACACCGCCATTTCCGTGACTTCCAGGCCGGCCTTCTGCACCACCTGGTTGGTGATGCCGCCATACACGCTGATCGGCGAGAAGCCACCGGCCTGCGCGCCGTGGATCACCAGCAGGCCCATCATCAGCGGGTTGATCTTGTACTGCTTGGCAAAGCGCAGCGCGACCGGGCCGATGATGGCCACTGCGGCCGGGCCGAGCGCGCCGAAGGCGGTCAGCACGGCGGTGACCACGAACATCACCCACGGTATGGCGACGATGTGCCCACGCACCGCCTTGACCGCCCAGTGCACGAGCAGATCGATGGTGCCGTTCTTCTGCGCGATGGCGAACAGGTAGGTGATGCCGACCAGGGTCAGGAACAGGTCGCCCGGGAAGCCGGCCAACACTTCCTTGCCCTCCATCCCGACGAACAGGCCGCCGATGATGAAGGCCAGCGCGAATGCCACGGCACCCATGTTGATGGGCAGGGCCGTGGCCACGATGAACATGATCACCAAGCCGATGATCGTTGCGATTTGCGGACTCATGCGCCCTCCCGAGACACTTGATACGCGTGCAGCATGATGGCGACCCGCCACCCGGGGACTGCTGGTGTTACACCTTCGGGTGGCCCCTCATGCGCGTGCGCATGCGGCGTCCACCCATTCGCGCACGCCCTCCAGCGTGCGGAAATCCTCTACCGAGCGGGCCTGCAGCTGCGGATGCAGCTCGCCTACCCGCCGGCTCAGCGCCGAGCCGGGGCCCAGCTCCAGAAATACTTTTCCGCCGCGCTCCACCGCCTGCGCCAGCACCTGCTGCCACTGCACCGTCCGGGCGATCTGCGCGGCCAGCGTGTGCACCACACGTGCGACATCGACGACGCTGCTCCCGTCGATGCCGGCGAGCAGGCGCAGCCGCGGCGGCTGCAGTGCGGTCTCACCCAGGACCGCTTCGAACGCCTGCGCCGCGGGCACGAGCAGCGGGGTATGTGCGGGAACATCCACCGGCAATGGCGCCGTGCGTGCGCCGTGCCGGACGGCCGCAGCGGCGGCGGCCTCCAGCGCGCTGCGCAGGCCCCCCAGCACCACGTGGTCCGGGCCGTTGACGATGGCGAGATGGACCGCGTGCTCGGCGCACAGCAGGGCGATCTCGTCGGCCGCCAGGCCGATCACCGCGATCAGGCCGGCGTCGGCCGGCGAGGCGGCGTCCATCAGCGCGGCGCGGCGGGCAGCCAGGTGCAGGCATGCAGTGCTGTCGAAACTTCCGGCGATGGCATGGGCGGCCAACTCACCGGCGCTGTAACCGGCCACCGCCGTTATGGTGGGCAATCGGTCGCGCAACGCGGCCCAGTGCGCCAGCGCCGCGGCGCAGACGAGCGGTTGGGCGAGGGCGTTGCGGAAGCGGTGTTCGTCTGCCGCAAGAGCCTCCACCGGCGTGCCCAGCATCTCACTGGCCTGCGCGAGAATGGGCTGGGCGCGGGCGTCGTCGCCAACGCGCGCGAACATCTCCGAGTGTTGGCCACCCTGGCCCGGGCAGAGCAGGACCAGGCTCATGCGTGCGCCTGCAGGTGCAGGAACCACGTGCAGGCCAGCAGATCGGCGCTGCCGCCGGGGCTGAGCCGTCGCTGCTCGAATGCGTCACCGATGGCGGCGATACGTTCGCGCCAATCCGCCTGCTGGACACCGCCCCCCGCGAGGAAGCCGCGCGCCTGGTGCTGGGCGAAGGCCAGCCCGGCCTCACCCCCGCGGTGCAGGAGATTGAGATCGACCGTGTGGGCGATCAGCGTCATCAGGGTTTCCACCTGCGCCGCTTCGGCATCCTGGGTGGCATCCAGTACGCGTTGCAGGGTCGGCAGGGCCAGCGCGTGCAGCAGCGGGTACCCTGCGGCCGCCTGTTCGCGGACACCGGGCACGGCGTGCCGCCGGCGGGCGCGTTGGCCGGGGCTGTGCGGATTCAACGGGGCCTCCAGCAGCGCCGATCGCCACTGGGCAACGCCTCGACATACGGCCTCGCCCGACGGTGCGCCTTCGCCGCTGGCGCGAAGGCGGGCGGACTGTGCGACCAGCAGCCCGAGGCTGAAGATCGCCCCGCGATGCGTATTGATACCGCCGGTGGCGCGCAGCATCGCGGCTTCGGCGGCGATGCCGAGCGTACGCAACGAGGCGAACGTCACTTCGCTGCAGCCCGCGTGCGCGATAGCGACGAAGTAACCGCGCAGCGCGAACAGGCTGCGCAGGAAGGTGCCCGCATCCATGTCGGTGTGACTGCC contains the following coding sequences:
- the mdcH gene encoding malonate decarboxylase subunit epsilon, which produces MSLVLLCPGQGGQHSEMFARVGDDARAQPILAQASEMLGTPVEALAADEHRFRNALAQPLVCAAALAHWAALRDRLPTITAVAGYSAGELAAHAIAGSFDSTACLHLAARRAALMDAASPADAGLIAVIGLAADEIALLCAEHAVHLAIVNGPDHVVLGGLRSALEAAAAAAVRHGARTAPLPVDVPAHTPLLVPAAQAFEAVLGETALQPPRLRLLAGIDGSSVVDVARVVHTLAAQIARTVQWQQVLAQAVERGGKVFLELGPGSALSRRVGELHPQLQARSVEDFRTLEGVREWVDAACARA
- the mdcB gene encoding triphosphoribosyl-dephospho-CoA synthase MdcB is translated as MNAVRLPLPATAAPRSADARRLGRLAIASLHAELACAPKPGLVTPFSRGSHTDMDAGTFLRSLFALRGYFVAIAHAGCSEVTFASLRTLGIAAEAAMLRATGGINTHRGAIFSLGLLVAQSARLRASGEGAPSGEAVCRGVAQWRSALLEAPLNPHSPGQRARRRHAVPGVREQAAAGYPLLHALALPTLQRVLDATQDAEAAQVETLMTLIAHTVDLNLLHRGGEAGLAFAQHQARGFLAGGGVQQADWRERIAAIGDAFEQRRLSPGGSADLLACTWFLHLQAHA